CCGCGTCGGCGGTCTCGTGGTCGCCGACGAGTCGGTCGCCGACGCGCTCGCGGAGCTGTTCCCAGCGGAGCGCGTGTACCTGCGGACGTTCTTCTGAGGGGGCGACCGTCGGCGGTGGGGCCGTTCACGCGTGACCGAGCCAGAGTCGCCGGATGGCTCCCTCCCGGACTTCGTAGACGGCAAGCGCCTCCATCGGGTCGTCCATCCCGGCGACCCGCTCGCGGACGGCCTCGAACGGGCCGACGGTGAGGCGCTCCGCGAACGCACAGTTCAGGTCCGGGTACGCCGCGAAGAGGTCGGCGTACTGCTCGCGAATGGCTTCGCGGCCCTCGGCGGTAGTCTCGTCGCCCGACAGCGGCGCGATGACCGCGTCCTCGGCGAAGTGCGACGCGAACGCTTCGGCGTCGCCGTCGTTGTAGGCCGCGAGCTGTCCGTCCACGACCTCGCGCGTCTCGGTGTCGGTCTCGTCCATACCGTCGGTCCGTCTCCCGGACGTGTGGAATAGCTGTTGGGTCCGGGCCGGCCGTTCCACCCGAAACGGTGGCCTTTTGCTCGCGGCCGGCGCGCTCACAGGTATGACCGACGGGGACGCGGACGACGCGGACGGGACCGACGAGGAGGGACTGACCTACGCCGAGGCGGGCGTCGACATCGCCGGCCAGGAGGCCGCGACGGCGGCGCTCGTGGGCGCCACGGGCGATTTCGAGGGCGACTACGCCGGCCTGCTCGACATCGGCGACCGCTACCTCGCGCTGGCGGCCGACGGCGTCGGGACCAAACTGCTCGTCGCCGAGGCGCTCGACGACTACTCGACCATCGGCATCGACTGCATCGCGATGAACGCCAACGACCTGGTCGCGGCGGGCGTCGACCCCGTCGCCTTCGTCGACTACCTCGCCGTCGAGGAGCCCGACGACGAGACGGCCGCCGCTATCGGCGCGGGGCTGGACGAAGGCGCCGAACAGGCGGGTGTCGCGCTCGTCGGCGGCGAGACCGCCGTGATGCCCGACGTGATCAAGGGCCTCGACATCGCCGGCACCTGCGCCGGTCTCGCGCCCAAAGACGCCATCTTCCCCGGCGAGGCCGAGGCCGGCGACGTGGTCGTCGGCTGGTCCTCCTCGGGCATCCACTCCAACGGACTGACGCTGGCTCGTGAGGCCGCGACCCGGAACCACGAGTACACCGACCCGTTCCCGCCGAACCCCGACAGGTCGATCGGCGAGGAACTGCTCGAACCGACGCGCATCTACAGCGACCTCCTGGGCCCGCTGCGCGAGATCGACACCCACGCCGCCGCCCACGTCACCGGCGGCGGCTGGACGAACCTCACCCGGATGGGCGCCTTGCGCTACGAGATCGACGACCCGTTCGACGCCCAGCCGGTTTTCGAGTTCGTCCAGCAGGAGGGCGACGTGACCGACGAGGAGATGCACCGCACGTTCAACATGGGTACCGGGTTCGTCGCCGCGATGTCCGAAGACGACGCCGAGAAAGTCGTCGACGCGACCGACGACGGCCGGGTTATCGGTCGCGTCGAGGACGGCGACGCCGCGGTCACGGTTCGCGGACTCGAACTGACCGAGTAATCGCGAGCGAACGCAGTGAGCGAGCGCTTTTTTGGTCCAGATTTTTTCGCCGATGGTGCCCACAGTGGCGCGAAGCGCCACGAGGACACCGGAGGCGAGAAAAGGTGGTTGCCGGCACCGGGTTCGTCGCCGCGATGTCCGAAACGGACGCCGAGTGAGCCTACGCCTCCGGCGCTCGCTCGCCGGCCCCGCGGACGACCGCGTCCTCGTCGAGGCCCAGCCAGTCGACGCTCGTCCGCCAGAGGTCGCGCTGGGCGTCGCGGTCGTAGGACGCCTCGGCCGGGCGAACGACCTCGCGGTCGTCGAAGTACTCGCCGGTGACGGTCGCTACCTCGTGCGACCTCGCCAGGTAGGTCTGCGTTTCGGCGGACTCGGCGGCGGTGTCGACCGTCCCGGTCAGCCGCCCGACCAGGCCGAAGGCCTTCCAGCCGAGGCCGGCGAGCAGCGACCCGTTGCGCGAGAGCCCGGTCGACGGCGACA
This DNA window, taken from Halosimplex litoreum, encodes the following:
- a CDS encoding nuclear transport factor 2 family protein, producing MDETDTETREVVDGQLAAYNDGDAEAFASHFAEDAVIAPLSGDETTAEGREAIREQYADLFAAYPDLNCAFAERLTVGPFEAVRERVAGMDDPMEALAVYEVREGAIRRLWLGHA
- the purM gene encoding phosphoribosylformylglycinamidine cyclo-ligase, with translation MTDGDADDADGTDEEGLTYAEAGVDIAGQEAATAALVGATGDFEGDYAGLLDIGDRYLALAADGVGTKLLVAEALDDYSTIGIDCIAMNANDLVAAGVDPVAFVDYLAVEEPDDETAAAIGAGLDEGAEQAGVALVGGETAVMPDVIKGLDIAGTCAGLAPKDAIFPGEAEAGDVVVGWSSSGIHSNGLTLAREAATRNHEYTDPFPPNPDRSIGEELLEPTRIYSDLLGPLREIDTHAAAHVTGGGWTNLTRMGALRYEIDDPFDAQPVFEFVQQEGDVTDEEMHRTFNMGTGFVAAMSEDDAEKVVDATDDGRVIGRVEDGDAAVTVRGLELTE